The Fundidesulfovibrio magnetotacticus genome includes the window GGCCGAAAAGACCACCGCGTGGGGCACGCCCGTGTTCACGAAGTGCACCTCCAGGCGCTCGCCGTCCACGTCCAGGGGCAGGCCGGTGCGAAGGTCCTTGGGTTCGGTGAGCCGCACGCGCACCTGGCCGTCGTCCAGCACATGGGCCTCGACGGGGCCGGCGTCGGTACCCAGCGTCATCCGTTCGGGGGCCATGCCCAGGAGGCAGGCCAGCTTGGCCGCGCAGCGCGCCCCGTTGCCGCACATCTCCGCACGGGATCCGTCGGCGTTGTAGAAGTCCCACACCACGTCCAGGCCCGACCCCGCGGGCGCGGCGTTCAGGAAGATCAGGCCGTCCGCGCCCACGCCGAAGCACTTGCGGCACACCTTGCGCGCCCACTCGGCCATGGCCTCGCGCGGCACGTTGAGCGCCCTGTTGTCGATCACCACGAAATCGTTGCCGCAGCCCTGCATCTTATGGAAGGCCACGCCCTTGTCCAGGCGGGATTCGCAGACCATGAAAGACTCCTTCGGTGTTGTGCGCCGAACCTATCAAAGGAAGGCCCCGCAGGGAAGCGTCGCCGACCCCCTGCGCCCAGTGGCTGGGCGGCCCGTCTTTTGCTTTGTTCCCGGCGGACGCTTCGCGTGGGGAAATTGTTGCCCACCGAGACAACCGCAGGAGCACTACCATGAACCCACTCCTTATCGCAGGCGCAACAACGGCCCTTTCATTCGCCAAGGACATGTTCACCGGAGGCCTTTCCAGCCCCCAGGCCGCCCAGGCCAAGGCTGCCGACGCGGCAAAAAACGCCGCCTCCGAGTTCTCTAAGACCTTCGAGGCCCAGAAGACCCTCCAGGCCCAGCAGGCACAGGCGGAAGAAGAAGCCCGCCAGGCGCGTCCCATGGGCGTGGAAGCCCAGACCGTGGCCCTGGAAGCCTTCAACGCCCGGCAGGAAAACATTACCCGCCGCCTGGAAAAGACCGTCTCACAGGGACGCTTGAGCCCGGCCGACGCTGAGAACGTCCGCAACCTCCAATTGGCCGCCCAGTCCACCCTGGACAACGCCATGGCCGACGGAAAGCTCTCCTTCGGCGAGTTCCGCCAGGTGAGCACCTCCATCGACCAGGCCAGCCGCCAGCTGACCTCCTACCGCGTTCAGCAGGCCCAGTTCGCCTCGCCTGCCGCCGCCCAGTCCAACTACCAATCCGTGAGCATCACGGCCTGATCGAACGGGAGCCGTCATGTATTCCTCCTCCTCGTCCCTTTCCGGCCTGGACGTCTCGGCCTACTTCAAGGACATCATCGCCTCGCGTCAGGACCGCCAGGACGATCGCCTCGAAGACGCCGACCTTTCCAAGCTTTCGGAAAAGGACAAGAAGCGGCTCGCGGACCAGGACAAGGCCACCGACGAACTCATCGCCAAGGCCCTCGCGGACAAGTCCGTCACCCGCGAAGAGTACGACAAGATCATGAAGGCCCTGGACGCCCAGAACACCCTTCTCGATCGCCTCGTCCCCGACAAGACCAAGAAAGACTACCTCAAGGCCATGGGCAACGCCACGCCCATGCAGAACCAGGACATGGCCCTGGCCATGATCCAGAAAAACCTCGACAAGGCTGAAAAAGCCATCGAGGACGGCGTCAAATCCGGCAAAATCGACGCCCAGGAAAAGAAAATACTCGACGCGTCCCTCGCCAAGACCCGCGAACTCCTCGACAAGGCCCTCGAAGACGGCACCATCTCCAAAGGTGAATTCTCAAAGATTTCCACGTCCGAAAGCCAACTCCTGCGCTCAGCCAACACCTACTCGCGCAACCGTCGCTACGCCCGCTCCTCGCTGAGCGACTCCGGCCTCGCACTGGACACCACCGCCTAACAGGCCGCAAAGGCGGACCGCCGTCCGCCGCACCACGCCGCGACCCCGCAGCCCCAGCGATCGCTTCGTTGGAGCAGGCGGGGTTGCGGCGTGGTGCGCGTGGAGGGGAGAACTGGTAAGGGGAGAAGCCTCCGGCGGCCAGGGCTTCGCCCTGCACTGGAGAGGGCGCTGCCCTCTCCAGACCTCTCCCGGCAGGGCTCCGCCCTGCACCCGCTGGGGGGATCATCCCCCCAGACCCCGCAATTGCTTCGCGGGTTTCACCAGGTATGCCGGTGTTTATGGGGGCGGCCAGTCTCCTGGCGCCCGGACAGCAGCGGACACCCGCCGGGAACGCGCTCAAAGCAGCGCTTATCCCGGCGGACTGCCATCGTCGCAAGCGACGATGAACAAGGAGTTGTCATTTAATAATCCAAGAATCTGATCTTCACGAATATTTGGCGCGCAGCGCCACGGCCCCCCCGCGCGGGGATTCGCGGCTTTGCGCGAATTCCCGCGCGACAGGCGGCGCAGCCGTCAGGGTCTTGCAGGCCGGTCCCGCTACTGTTCGCGGGGAGACCAGGCGGACCGATTGGAAGACGATCCGCAGGCTCTCCCCGCGAACAGCACCGGGACAGGCAACACAGTCGTAACCGGTGAAGCCCGCGAAGCAATCGCCGGGGTCCGGGGGGAGGCTCTCCCCCCGGCGGGAGAGTGCAGAGAGGGCGGAGCCCTCTTTGCTTGATGACAAACCCCGAAACGGGGTTTGTAAGAGCCGCTAACGGGCGGCAAAGCCGCCCTGCTCCAGGCTGCGCTCCGCGCAGGGCTGCTGAAAAAGCCGCAAAGCCGACTTTTTCAGCAGCCTCAGAGGGCGGAGCCCTTTATGCCTGCCGTCCTGCCCTGTCTTCTTTGCCGTTTGCTGCGCCGTCGCCGTCTCAGCGGAAGTATTTCTTCAGGTCGACGGGGGTCCAGTCCAGGTATCCCGGGGCTTTGAACCACAGGCGCAGGTCGGCGGGGACGGCGACGTATTGCCAGGTGTCGTGTCCGTTGCCTTTGGGGGTGGCTCCGCCTTCTTCGGTGGGGGTGTCGAGGATGGCCATCATGACGCGGTCGTCGAGGGCTGCCTTGTAGGCGCGGGCCAGTCGGACGAGGTTGTCGTAGCGCACGCGCGAATCCTGGGCGATGTCCTTGTAGGCGGCGGGTGGCGCGGGCCAGCCCGGGTCGAGGGGGGTGTTGCTGGCCACGAGCAGCCCGGGTTCGGCGGGGTCGCGCCGCGCGACGCGTTCGGTTCCGGCTTCGTAGACCACGGCGCGCCGGGCGTCGGTGACCATGTAGAGCAGGGGGAAGGCCATCTGGAGCTTGGCGGTCTGTTCTCCGAGGGCGTCGAGGGTGCGGTTGTCCAGGAGCAGTTCCACGTCGCGGGCCAGGAAGGGGGTGCGTTGCAGGAAGTGCCGGGTGGTGTCGCCGTTGAGCGCGCCGTTGTTGTTTTCGAGGGTGAGCCCGGCGGCGTTGAAGGTGGAGATGCTGCCCAGCTGACCGGCGTAGCCGATGGACGCGGTGGGCGTGGAGCCGTCGTCGGGGTTGAGGACGGTGATCACCAATTGTGGCGCGAAGTTCTTGAAGAAGGGGGCGAAGTCGAAGTTTCGGCCCAGGACGAGGCGGCCGTCGCCGGAGACGGGTTCCCAGGCGGCGATGGCGGCGCAGGTGGCCTGGGCGTTCTGGGTGGAGAGGATGAAGTCGAAGAAGCCGTTGAGGACGGCCATGTCTGATGCGGGCAGCCCGGAGGTCTGGCGGACGCCCTGGAGCATGGCCTGAAAGCGTGGCGGGTAGAGGGGCGCGAGCTTGGCGGCGAAGGCGGTCAGATCGGCTTCCGAGCGGGCGATGCCTGCCTGGAGGAGCTGTTTGGAGACGGCGGCGCGCATCTCCTTGATGTGGCGGCCCAGGAGCGCGCCGTATTGGCGGCCCATGTCCTGCCAGGATCCCTTGAGGGAGACGATGCGGATCTTGTGGTTGGAGTAGAGCCTGCCCTGCTCGAAGGACTGCTGGAGGAAGAAGGTGTCTGTGGGGTCCAGGTCGGCCAGGTTGGCGATGAGGCCCGTGGTGTAGGAGCCGGGCAGGCGCGCGGCGGCGTCGTTCTCGGAGGCGGGCAGTGGCGGCGCGCCGATGCCCTGGAGCGAGCCGGAGCAGCCGACCAGCAGGAGCAGGGCGCAGAGGGCGGCGGCGAGGCGCGCGAAGGTGTTGCGTTTCGGGGACATGGGGACCTCCTGTGGGAAGGGAGCGTCCCCGTATGTGTCAGCCTTCGCCGCGCCTGTCCAGCACGCGGCAGGGTTTGCCGTCGTCGCAGGCCAGGGAGCCGGGTTCGGTCATGCGGATTTCGAAGCTGACGCCCAGTTCGGAGGCCAGGCGCTTGCGTGCGTTCTGGAGGAAGCGCTGCTGGTCCGCGATGCGGTCGAAGACGAAGGATTCGGCCACTTCGAGTTCCACGGTGGCCTTGTCGAGGCCTTTTTCGCGTTCGAGGACCACGCGCCAGTGGGGCGTGGCGCCTTCAAGCTCCAGGAGCACGGATTCGATCTGGGCGGGGAAGACGTTGACGCCCCGGATGATGAGCATGTCGTCCACGCGGCCCCTCACGCGCTCCATGCGGCGGAAGGTGCGGCCGCAGGGGCAGGGTCCGGGGAGGAAGCGGGTGAGGTCTCCGGTGCGGAAGCGGACGAGGGGGAAGGCTTCCTTGGCCAGGGTGGTGATGACCAGTTCGCCCAATTCGCCGTCGGCAACGGGCTCACCTGTGGCTGGGTCCACGATTTCGGCCAGGAAGTGGTCCTCGTTGAGGTGCAGGCCGTTGCGCTGGAGGCATTCTCCGGCCACGCCGGGGCCCATGACCTCGGAGAGGCCGTAGTTGTCGGTGGCGGTGAGCTTGAGCCGGTCCTCGATCTGGGCGCGCGCGGCCTCGGTCCAGCCTTCGGCCCCGAAGAGGCCGCGGCGCAGGCTGAGGGCGTTGGCGTTGACGCCCAGGTCTTCCATGGTCTGGGCCAGGTAAAGGGCGTAGCTGGGCGTGCAAACGAGGACGCTGGTCTTGAAGTCCTGCATGATGGCCACCTGGCGGCGGGTGTTGCCGCTGGAGGCGGGCACGACGGCCGCGCCGAGGGTTTCCGCGCCCTGGTGGAAGCCGAAGCCGCCGGTGAAGAGGCCGAAGCTGAAGGCGATCTGGACCACGTCTTCGCGGGTGACGCCGCCCATGGTGAGGATGCGCGCGGTGAGCGCGCCCCATTTCTTGAGGTCGGTGGCGGTGTAGCCCACCACGGTGGCCTTTCCGGTGGTGCCGGAGGAGGCGTGGAGGCGCACCACCTCGCGCAGGGGCACGGCGAAGAAGCCGTAGGGGTAGGCCTCGCGCAGGACGGCCTTGGTGGTGAAGGGCAGGCGGGCCAGGTCGGCGAGGGAGCGGAAGTCGTCGGGGTCGATGCCCTGTGCCGCGAAGGTCTTGCGGTAGTAGGGCACGTTGCGGGCCACGCGGGTGAGCGTGGACTGGAGGCGTTCCAGCTGGAGCTGGGCCAGCTGGGCGCGGTCCATGGCTTCGAACTTGGGTTCCCACATCATGGCCTGTCCTCCCGCGCGCGATGGTGTTGTTCCCCGGCCCGCCGTCCGGGCTGCTAGGGCTTGCCGCCGGTCATGGAGCGCATGACGGGGCGGTACATGTAGCTCACTTCGGCGATCTTGCGTGTGTCGTCGTAGGTCAGCTCGATGGAGACCTCGCCGGCGGTGTAGGTGAACTGCTTCATGTTCACCTTGGGCTGGCTGGCGGGGCCGAAGTTGGCGTCGAAGTAGCTCTTGAGGGTGTTGTAGGCGGTGGGCCCCTGGGCGGTGAACATCACCACGCAGAACACGCCCTTGAAGAAACCGTAGGCCTCGTCCTTGGTGGCCACGCCCTGGAACTGGTGGTCGTCTCCGTAGCGGGAGTAAAGGGCCATGTCGCCCTGCTGGCGGATGGGCTTCATGCGCTGGAAGTCCGTGAAGGGCTTGCCGAAGACCATGCCTTTGAATTCGGTGACGAACTTGCCCTGGGCCTGGGCGGGGGCGGCCAGCGACAGCAGGGCGCAGGCGATAAGGCAGAGAGTGGCGAGGCGTTTCATGATCTAGTCCTCTTGGGATTTGTCGCGGCCCAGATAGGCCCGCTGCACGTCGCGGTTGGCCAACAGTTCCGAGGACAGGCCCTGCAGGATGACCCGCCCCGTCTCCAGCACGTAGGCCCGGTCGGCCACGGAGAGGGCGCTCTTGGCGTTCTGCTCAACGAGCAGCACCGTGAGCCCGCGTTGGGAGCGCAGCTCCAGGACGCGCCGGAAGATGTCCCGGCAGACCGTGGGGGCCAGGCCCATGCCCGGTTCGTCCAGGAGGAGCATGCGCGGCCCGGCCATGAGCGCCCTGCCGATGGCGAGCATCTGCTGCTCGCCGCCGGAGAGGGTGCCCGCGGGCTGGCGCGCGCGGTCCTTGAGCACCGGGAACATGGCGTGGACCGCGTCCATGTCGCGCGCGATGTCGGCGCGGGAAGCGCGGCCCCTGCGCGTGTAAGTGCCCAGCAGGAGGTTGTCGGTTACGCTCATGGGCTTGAAAACGAGTCGCCGCTCGGGCACGTGGCACAGGCCCATGCGCACGATGGCGTCGGGCTGGGCGCGGGTGATGTCCGCGCCGTCGAAGGTGACGCTGCCGCCGCCAGGGCGGATGAGGCCGGAGACGGCCGAGAGCAGCGTGGTCTTGCCCGCGCCGTTGGCCCCGATGAGGGCCACGATCTCGCCCTGGTCCACATGCAGCGACACGCGGCGCACGGCGGCGATCTTGCCGTAGGAGACGTCGACGTTTGTCAGGGTGAGCATCAGTCCTCGCCCAGGTAGGCCGCCACGACCTCGGGGTTGTCCTGGATCTCGCGGGGAGTCCCCTCGGCCAGGACGCTGCCGAAGTTGAGCACGGTGATGCGGTCGGAAATGTCCATGACCAGCTCCATGTCGTGTTCCA containing:
- the dapF gene encoding diaminopimelate epimerase yields the protein MVCESRLDKGVAFHKMQGCGNDFVVIDNRALNVPREAMAEWARKVCRKCFGVGADGLIFLNAAPAGSGLDVVWDFYNADGSRAEMCGNGARCAAKLACLLGMAPERMTLGTDAGPVEAHVLDDGQVRVRLTEPKDLRTGLPLDVDGERLEVHFVNTGVPHAVVFSADVSLLDVKRLGRAIRTHEAFAPKGTNANFVTVKDQGRLMLRTYERGVEDETYACGTGACASAAIANALGLSGTDVDVTTTGGEVLGVSLEGGRIFLRGAAEVSFSGVLHTAAMGLDWPA
- a CDS encoding C45 family autoproteolytic acyltransferase/hydolase — encoded protein: MSPKRNTFARLAAALCALLLLVGCSGSLQGIGAPPLPASENDAAARLPGSYTTGLIANLADLDPTDTFFLQQSFEQGRLYSNHKIRIVSLKGSWQDMGRQYGALLGRHIKEMRAAVSKQLLQAGIARSEADLTAFAAKLAPLYPPRFQAMLQGVRQTSGLPASDMAVLNGFFDFILSTQNAQATCAAIAAWEPVSGDGRLVLGRNFDFAPFFKNFAPQLVITVLNPDDGSTPTASIGYAGQLGSISTFNAAGLTLENNNGALNGDTTRHFLQRTPFLARDVELLLDNRTLDALGEQTAKLQMAFPLLYMVTDARRAVVYEAGTERVARRDPAEPGLLVASNTPLDPGWPAPPAAYKDIAQDSRVRYDNLVRLARAYKAALDDRVMMAILDTPTEEGGATPKGNGHDTWQYVAVPADLRLWFKAPGYLDWTPVDLKKYFR
- a CDS encoding phenylacetate--CoA ligase family protein, producing the protein MMWEPKFEAMDRAQLAQLQLERLQSTLTRVARNVPYYRKTFAAQGIDPDDFRSLADLARLPFTTKAVLREAYPYGFFAVPLREVVRLHASSGTTGKATVVGYTATDLKKWGALTARILTMGGVTREDVVQIAFSFGLFTGGFGFHQGAETLGAAVVPASSGNTRRQVAIMQDFKTSVLVCTPSYALYLAQTMEDLGVNANALSLRRGLFGAEGWTEAARAQIEDRLKLTATDNYGLSEVMGPGVAGECLQRNGLHLNEDHFLAEIVDPATGEPVADGELGELVITTLAKEAFPLVRFRTGDLTRFLPGPCPCGRTFRRMERVRGRVDDMLIIRGVNVFPAQIESVLLELEGATPHWRVVLEREKGLDKATVELEVAESFVFDRIADQQRFLQNARKRLASELGVSFEIRMTEPGSLACDDGKPCRVLDRRGEG
- a CDS encoding ABC transporter ATP-binding protein, whose translation is MLTLTNVDVSYGKIAAVRRVSLHVDQGEIVALIGANGAGKTTLLSAVSGLIRPGGGSVTFDGADITRAQPDAIVRMGLCHVPERRLVFKPMSVTDNLLLGTYTRRGRASRADIARDMDAVHAMFPVLKDRARQPAGTLSGGEQQMLAIGRALMAGPRMLLLDEPGMGLAPTVCRDIFRRVLELRSQRGLTVLLVEQNAKSALSVADRAYVLETGRVILQGLSSELLANRDVQRAYLGRDKSQED